One window of Tepidanaerobacter acetatoxydans Re1 genomic DNA carries:
- a CDS encoding ABC transporter permease, producing MLNYVIRRLVGAIPVLVGVIAVVFILTTIVPGDPARIMMGQRGNPETIAKIRHEMGLDKPLPIQFLDFMKNALTLNLGKSYRNNMTVVEAITTRIPVTFKLAFFAMVIAILVGVPLGIISAVKQYSWIDYGAMFFAILGISAPVFWVALLAVVLFCVILGWIPGTGTGNGELIYYVLPSIVLGLRPAALIARLTRSSMLEIVRQDYIRTARAKGLSERVVIMRHALRNALIPVVTVIGIEVASLLSGVVITEQIFSLPGIGRLSVEALTNRDFPVIRGVVLFMAFIFVLANLIVDLSYPFFDPRIKYD from the coding sequence TTGCTGAATTATGTCATAAGAAGGCTTGTAGGAGCAATTCCGGTATTGGTAGGCGTCATTGCCGTAGTATTTATACTCACTACAATTGTTCCGGGAGACCCTGCAAGAATTATGATGGGGCAGAGGGGGAATCCTGAAACTATTGCAAAAATACGACATGAAATGGGACTTGACAAACCACTTCCAATTCAATTTTTAGATTTTATGAAAAATGCGCTTACATTGAATCTTGGCAAATCTTATAGAAATAATATGACAGTGGTAGAGGCAATAACTACAAGGATTCCGGTTACATTTAAATTAGCATTTTTTGCTATGGTAATAGCAATCCTTGTTGGTGTTCCGCTGGGAATTATTTCAGCGGTAAAGCAATACTCATGGATTGATTATGGGGCAATGTTTTTTGCCATTCTTGGAATATCAGCTCCTGTTTTTTGGGTGGCACTGCTGGCTGTGGTGCTTTTTTGTGTAATACTGGGCTGGATTCCCGGCACCGGCACGGGAAACGGGGAGTTGATTTATTATGTGCTTCCGTCAATTGTTCTGGGATTAAGACCGGCAGCTCTCATTGCAAGACTTACCCGTTCAAGCATGCTGGAGATAGTCAGACAAGATTATATACGAACTGCCAGAGCAAAGGGACTGTCTGAGAGGGTAGTTATAATGAGGCATGCCCTGCGCAATGCATTAATCCCGGTAGTAACCGTCATAGGTATAGAGGTAGCAAGCCTTTTAAGCGGTGTGGTAATTACAGAGCAAATATTTTCATTGCCGGGCATAGGAAGGCTCAGTGTTGAAGCTTTAACAAATCGGGATTTCCCGGTTATACGCGGAGTTGTGCTGTTTATGGCATTTATTTTTGTTTTAGCAAATCTTATTGTCGATCTTTCTTATCCATTTTTTGATCCGAGAATAAAGTACGATTGA
- a CDS encoding ABC transporter ATP-binding protein, protein MSENLVEVKNLKTYFYTEDGVVPAVDGVDFKIKEGETLGIVGESGCGKSVTSLSILRLIPSPPGKIVDGEILFRGENLLQKSEAEMRKIRGNDISMIFQEPMTSLNPVFTVGEQIAEAIELHQGLNKKQAMDKTVEMLNLVGIPSADKRVNDFPHQMSGGMRQRVMIAMALSCNPSLLIADEPTTALDVTIQAQILELMKDLKKRLNTSIMLITHDLGVVAEMAENVLVMYAGKVVEYADVRTIFKEPKHPYTIGLMGSIPRLDQPKEKLYVIEGTVPNPFNMPKGCRFHPRCPEAREICVTKEPELITINGHQVCCWKYCNEWKGAE, encoded by the coding sequence GTGTCTGAAAATTTAGTTGAAGTAAAAAATCTAAAAACCTATTTTTATACTGAAGACGGCGTAGTTCCGGCTGTTGACGGAGTTGATTTTAAAATTAAAGAAGGAGAAACGTTGGGAATAGTTGGTGAGTCAGGATGCGGCAAAAGCGTTACATCCTTGTCTATTTTGAGGCTTATTCCCAGCCCTCCGGGGAAAATTGTGGATGGGGAAATACTCTTTAGGGGAGAAAACCTCTTACAAAAATCAGAAGCTGAAATGCGTAAGATTCGTGGAAATGACATATCCATGATATTTCAAGAACCTATGACATCGCTGAATCCGGTTTTTACCGTAGGGGAACAAATTGCTGAAGCCATAGAGCTGCATCAGGGTTTAAACAAAAAGCAAGCAATGGATAAAACTGTTGAGATGTTAAATCTTGTCGGCATACCATCGGCGGATAAAAGAGTAAATGATTTTCCTCATCAAATGAGTGGTGGCATGCGGCAGAGGGTAATGATAGCCATGGCTCTTTCTTGTAATCCGTCGCTGCTTATAGCTGATGAACCTACAACGGCCCTAGATGTTACCATCCAAGCTCAGATATTGGAATTGATGAAGGATCTGAAGAAAAGATTAAATACCTCCATCATGCTGATAACTCATGATTTGGGTGTAGTTGCTGAAATGGCTGAAAACGTTTTAGTTATGTATGCTGGCAAAGTAGTAGAATATGCAGATGTCAGGACTATTTTTAAAGAACCGAAACACCCATATACTATTGGCCTTATGGGGTCTATTCCACGGCTGGACCAGCCTAAAGAAAAGCTTTATGTCATAGAGGGAACCGTTCCGAACCCTTTTAATATGCCTAAAGGCTGTCGGTTTCATCCTAGGTGTCCCGAAGCCAGAGAAATATGTGTTACTAAGGAACCTGAGCTTATAACCATCAACGGTCATCAAGTGTGTTGTTGGAAATATTGCAACGAGTGGAAGGGGGCGGAATGA
- a CDS encoding redox-sensing transcriptional repressor Rex encodes MLKKIKIPDATIGRLSLYSRYLIEAHEKGITTVSSQHIAKATGVTPAQVRKDLAYFGEFGTRGVGYNSKELYNYIMKILGLDKHWSVAIVGAGNLGKALSQYKGFYQRGFDIACIFDNDPKKVGKKISNINICHLDSLNEKVKELKITLGIIAVPAQAAQEVADKLVKAGIRGIINFAPINITVDENIILRRVDLSAQLEYLTYYLEDA; translated from the coding sequence ATGCTAAAAAAGATTAAAATACCGGACGCTACCATCGGTCGTTTATCATTATATTCAAGATATTTAATTGAAGCTCACGAAAAAGGGATAACAACCGTGTCGTCGCAGCATATTGCGAAGGCAACCGGTGTCACTCCTGCTCAAGTTCGTAAAGACTTAGCATATTTTGGAGAATTTGGAACAAGAGGAGTAGGCTATAATTCTAAAGAGCTTTATAATTATATAATGAAGATTTTAGGACTGGACAAACATTGGTCGGTAGCCATTGTTGGAGCCGGCAATTTAGGAAAAGCCCTTTCTCAATATAAGGGTTTCTATCAAAGAGGATTTGATATAGCTTGTATCTTTGATAATGATCCAAAAAAAGTAGGAAAAAAAATATCTAATATAAACATCTGCCATCTAGATTCTTTAAACGAAAAAGTTAAGGAGCTAAAAATAACTCTGGGAATTATTGCAGTACCGGCGCAGGCAGCCCAAGAAGTAGCCGATAAATTAGTAAAAGCAGGTATAAGAGGGATAATAAATTTTGCTCCCATAAATATTACCGTAGATGAAAATATAATCTTAAGGAGAGTTGATTTATCTGCTCAATTGGAATATTTGACATATTATCTGGAGGATGCTTGA
- a CDS encoding FAD:protein FMN transferase has translation MKYDVLKTKLQALTLLVIFIFCISACGNSENSEPVTKTNFLLDTVISIEAFGPYASEAIDKAFDRIADIEKKMTVNAESSELIELNKKAGKELCEVSPDTFFVIKKGLQYSRLSKGKFDITVGPLVRLWGIGTDKAHIPALTEIKKALSLIDYTQVKLDESQNAVFLKKAGMALDLGGIAKGYAADESVKVLMQSGVESGLIDLGGNLYAIGTKPDGTPWKIGLQDPFDVRGSIFATVEVADKTLVTSGPYERYFEENGKKYHHILDTNTGFPIENGLMSVTIISDSSIDADALSTVVFSMGLSDGIKFVNGQKNIEAVFVTGDYKVYASSGINKYNFKVTNKRFKMESCIE, from the coding sequence ATGAAATACGATGTTTTAAAAACAAAATTACAAGCCCTTACCCTTCTTGTTATTTTTATCTTTTGTATTTCTGCTTGTGGCAATTCCGAGAACAGTGAACCGGTTACGAAGACAAATTTTTTGCTCGATACCGTAATAAGTATAGAGGCTTTTGGGCCTTATGCCTCTGAAGCTATCGATAAAGCATTTGATCGAATTGCCGATATTGAAAAAAAAATGACGGTAAACGCTGAATCAAGCGAGTTAATCGAGCTAAACAAAAAAGCCGGAAAGGAGCTTTGCGAGGTAAGCCCGGATACTTTTTTCGTTATTAAAAAGGGTCTGCAGTATTCCAGACTGTCAAAAGGTAAATTTGATATAACAGTGGGTCCTTTGGTAAGGTTATGGGGTATTGGTACCGATAAGGCACATATTCCTGCGCTTACTGAAATAAAAAAAGCTTTATCACTGATTGATTACACACAAGTAAAACTTGATGAAAGCCAAAATGCCGTATTTTTAAAAAAGGCAGGCATGGCTTTGGATTTGGGCGGAATTGCAAAAGGATATGCTGCAGACGAGTCGGTTAAGGTTTTAATGCAAAGTGGCGTAGAAAGCGGATTGATTGATTTAGGCGGCAATCTTTATGCTATAGGTACAAAACCTGATGGTACGCCGTGGAAAATAGGCTTGCAAGATCCTTTTGATGTAAGGGGAAGCATCTTTGCTACGGTAGAAGTGGCAGATAAAACCTTAGTTACTTCCGGACCTTATGAAAGGTATTTTGAAGAGAATGGAAAGAAGTATCATCATATCCTAGATACAAATACGGGATTTCCGATAGAAAATGGTTTAATGAGTGTAACAATTATATCAGATAGTTCCATAGATGCGGATGCACTGTCAACTGTTGTCTTTTCCATGGGGTTAAGTGATGGAATAAAATTTGTAAATGGTCAAAAAAACATAGAGGCAGTTTTTGTAACCGGCGATTATAAAGTATATGCAAGTTCCGGAATCAATAAATACAATTTCAAAGTTACAAATAAACGTTTCAAAATGGAAAGTTGCATTGAGTAG
- a CDS encoding ABC transporter ATP-binding protein: MDSSQNKILEVKGLKKYFPITGGLLRKTVGYVKAVDGVDIFIKRGETLGLVGESGCGKSTLGRVILRLIDATEGEIIYEGQNVLKLTKSRMREMRKKMQIIFQDPYASLNPRMTVGDIIGEPMDIFNLAKGREKEEKVLELLSVVGLDIQHIRRYPHEFSGGQRQRIGIARALAVDPELIICDEPVSALDVSVRSQVLNLMQELQQKFELTYLFISHDLSVVKHISDRVCVMYLGKVVEVSDKNELYDNPLHPYTKALLSAIPIPDPEVKRERIILEGDVPTPINPPQGCRFHTRCRYAMPICSQQEPVLKDVGKEHFIACHLY; this comes from the coding sequence GTGGACTCTAGTCAGAATAAAATACTTGAAGTTAAAGGCTTAAAAAAATATTTTCCAATAACCGGGGGATTGCTTCGCAAGACCGTAGGTTATGTAAAAGCCGTAGATGGAGTAGATATCTTTATAAAGCGCGGAGAAACTTTAGGCCTGGTTGGAGAAAGCGGTTGCGGTAAATCTACTTTAGGTCGGGTTATATTGAGGCTAATAGATGCAACTGAGGGTGAAATCATATATGAGGGTCAAAATGTTTTAAAACTTACAAAAAGTCGTATGAGAGAAATGCGCAAAAAAATGCAAATAATATTTCAGGACCCATATGCATCGTTGAATCCACGTATGACAGTGGGAGATATTATTGGCGAACCCATGGATATTTTTAATTTGGCAAAAGGACGGGAAAAGGAAGAAAAAGTTCTTGAGCTTTTAAGTGTTGTCGGATTGGATATCCAGCATATAAGACGCTATCCCCACGAATTTTCCGGAGGTCAGCGCCAGAGGATCGGAATAGCTAGAGCATTGGCCGTGGACCCGGAGCTTATAATATGTGATGAACCAGTTTCAGCACTTGATGTTTCAGTGAGATCGCAAGTGCTGAATCTTATGCAGGAACTCCAACAAAAATTTGAGCTTACCTATTTATTCATATCACATGATTTAAGTGTGGTAAAACATATAAGTGATAGAGTTTGTGTTATGTATTTAGGTAAGGTCGTAGAGGTATCGGATAAAAATGAACTATACGATAACCCGCTTCACCCTTATACTAAAGCACTTCTTTCAGCAATACCCATTCCTGATCCTGAAGTTAAAAGAGAAAGGATAATTTTAGAAGGTGATGTACCGACACCGATAAATCCTCCGCAAGGTTGCCGCTTTCATACGAGATGTCGATATGCCATGCCAATATGCAGTCAGCAGGAACCGGTTTTAAAAGATGTTGGCAAAGAACACTTTATTGCATGTCATTTATACTAA
- a CDS encoding DUF1015 domain-containing protein, producing MATIKPFKALRPTVELAPKVAALPYDVVTTEEARELTKDNEYSFLHIDRAEIAFKEPINLYDPRVYEKAREKLCAMIEAKVYIQDKKPCLYIYQLEREGKRQKGIVTCTSLDDYLNDVIKKHEHTLPIKEQDRINHVKYTQAHTGPILMTYRENREITSIVDDWTLSHTPIYDFVSSDKVVQTVWIIDDDRTIKKIVDLFAGVGAIYIADGHHRAAAAVKVGLAERAKNPNYTGNEEYNYFLSVIFPDTQLTILEYNRVIKKLNGLGEKELLEKIDKNFELIYKGKEAFKPKAKHFFGMYMGGQWYGFKVRTNSFNRDDLVESLDVSILHNLIISPVFGITDPRTDDRIDFVGGVKGVEELIRRVDSGQMRIAFALFATPIDDLMKIADAGLIMPPKSTWFEPKLQSGIFIHSIKE from the coding sequence ATGGCAACAATAAAACCGTTCAAAGCTTTAAGACCGACAGTTGAGCTGGCACCAAAAGTTGCAGCACTACCCTATGACGTAGTAACTACAGAAGAAGCCAGGGAATTGACAAAAGATAATGAATACTCATTTTTACACATTGACAGGGCGGAAATTGCTTTTAAAGAACCAATAAATCTGTATGATCCGAGAGTATATGAAAAAGCTCGAGAGAAATTGTGTGCTATGATTGAAGCAAAGGTATACATACAGGATAAAAAGCCGTGTCTGTATATATACCAATTAGAAAGAGAAGGTAAGCGTCAAAAAGGTATAGTGACCTGTACATCTTTGGATGATTACTTAAATGATGTTATTAAGAAACATGAACACACTTTGCCAATTAAAGAGCAAGACAGAATAAATCATGTAAAGTATACTCAAGCCCATACAGGGCCTATACTTATGACTTATCGTGAAAATCGTGAAATTACAAGCATAGTTGATGATTGGACCTTATCACATACTCCGATTTATGATTTTGTTTCAAGTGACAAGGTTGTTCAAACTGTATGGATTATTGATGATGACAGAACCATAAAAAAAATTGTCGACTTATTTGCAGGTGTGGGAGCAATTTATATAGCCGACGGTCATCACAGAGCAGCCGCAGCCGTAAAAGTAGGATTGGCGGAAAGGGCAAAGAATCCTAATTATACTGGTAACGAAGAATACAATTATTTTCTTTCGGTTATTTTTCCCGATACACAGCTGACCATACTTGAATATAACAGAGTAATAAAAAAATTAAACGGTCTTGGCGAAAAAGAATTACTTGAGAAAATTGATAAAAATTTTGAACTTATATATAAAGGCAAAGAAGCTTTCAAACCCAAAGCAAAGCATTTTTTTGGTATGTATATGGGCGGACAATGGTATGGCTTTAAAGTTAGAACTAACAGCTTTAATAGAGATGATCTTGTAGAAAGTTTAGATGTATCAATACTCCACAATCTAATAATCTCACCTGTTTTTGGCATCACTGACCCAAGGACTGACGATCGGATTGACTTTGTAGGTGGAGTAAAAGGTGTGGAGGAATTAATAAGACGTGTGGACAGTGGCCAGATGCGTATAGCTTTTGCACTGTTTGCTACACCTATAGATGATCTTATGAAAATTGCCGATGCGGGTTTGATAATGCCACCGAAATCTACTTGGTTTGAACCAAAATTACAAAGCGGGATATTTATTCACTCAATAAAGGAATAG
- the gatB gene encoding Asp-tRNA(Asn)/Glu-tRNA(Gln) amidotransferase subunit GatB, with protein sequence MNYETIIGLEVHVELLTKTKIFCGCSTEFGKEPNSHCCPICLGMPGALPLMNRSVVEYAAKAGLALNCDIAELSRFDRKNYFYPDLPKAYQISQYYIPLARNGYIEIEPNGQKKRIGIRIMHMEEDAGKLIHEEGSAYSLVDLDRAGVPLVEIVSEPDMRSAEEAWLYLNNLKTILSYIEVSDCKMEEGSLRCDINISLRPEGSKEFGTKVEIKNLGSFRAVRRAIEYEEKRQKEILESGGSITQETRRWDEVQGITTFMRGKVENRYSPEPNLAPIIIKDDWKEEIRSKIPELPNARKARFMQEYSLPEYDASVITASKILANFYEECVKYYHDPKVVSNWVMVELMSILNETGQGIKNLKFTPKQLSDMLVMIDKGTISGKIAKDVFRDMFETGKSPEDIVKEKGLIQISDEAELESIAQKVIDNNPKSVQDYKNGKQKALGFLVGQIMKETKGKANPQMVNTILIRLLG encoded by the coding sequence ATGAACTATGAGACTATTATAGGTCTTGAAGTACATGTAGAGCTTTTAACAAAAACAAAAATATTTTGCGGCTGCAGTACCGAATTTGGCAAAGAACCGAACAGCCACTGCTGTCCGATTTGTCTCGGGATGCCGGGGGCCCTTCCGCTTATGAACAGGAGTGTTGTAGAATATGCTGCTAAAGCCGGATTGGCTCTTAACTGTGATATAGCCGAGCTTTCCAGATTTGACCGGAAAAACTATTTTTATCCCGACCTTCCTAAAGCCTATCAAATATCTCAATACTATATTCCACTGGCAAGAAATGGATATATAGAGATTGAGCCTAATGGTCAAAAAAAGCGTATAGGTATAAGAATCATGCATATGGAAGAGGATGCCGGCAAATTAATCCATGAAGAGGGGAGCGCCTATTCCCTTGTGGATTTGGACAGGGCAGGTGTGCCGCTTGTTGAAATAGTATCAGAGCCTGATATGCGGTCAGCAGAAGAAGCGTGGCTTTACTTAAATAACCTGAAAACAATACTTTCATATATTGAAGTGTCTGACTGCAAAATGGAAGAAGGCTCTTTAAGATGTGATATAAATATTTCTCTTAGACCGGAGGGCTCCAAAGAATTCGGAACAAAAGTCGAAATTAAGAACCTGGGTTCTTTCAGAGCCGTAAGACGTGCGATAGAATATGAAGAAAAGCGTCAAAAAGAAATTCTTGAAAGTGGCGGAAGTATTACTCAGGAAACTCGCCGCTGGGATGAGGTGCAAGGTATTACTACTTTTATGAGAGGAAAAGTGGAGAATCGATATTCGCCTGAACCCAACCTGGCGCCCATTATCATAAAAGATGACTGGAAAGAGGAGATACGCAGCAAAATTCCCGAACTGCCCAATGCACGAAAAGCAAGGTTTATGCAGGAATACAGTCTCCCGGAATATGATGCCTCAGTTATTACCGCATCTAAAATCTTGGCAAATTTCTATGAGGAATGTGTAAAATATTATCATGATCCAAAGGTAGTCAGCAATTGGGTTATGGTAGAATTGATGAGTATATTGAATGAAACAGGGCAGGGCATCAAAAATTTAAAATTTACTCCCAAGCAATTATCAGATATGCTTGTGATGATTGACAAAGGCACTATCAGTGGTAAAATAGCAAAAGATGTCTTTAGGGATATGTTTGAAACAGGGAAATCCCCTGAGGATATAGTAAAAGAAAAGGGCCTTATTCAGATTTCGGACGAAGCCGAACTTGAAAGTATAGCACAAAAGGTTATAGATAATAACCCTAAATCAGTTCAGGATTATAAAAACGGCAAGCAAAAAGCACTGGGCTTTCTTGTGGGTCAAATAATGAAGGAGACAAAAGGTAAAGCAAACCCACAAATGGTAAATACCATATTAATTCGACTCTTGGGTTAA
- a CDS encoding ABC transporter permease translates to METKTEKQKEEKNINQKMEGRSLWADGWIRLKRNKLAMFGMWLIIIICLAAIFAPYITRYDPNEQFIWTEGPSAKLVPPCSKYWFGTDVYGRDIYTRVIYGARISLQIGFAATAISVIIGVILGSIAGYYGGIIDDFISWLTNVIFAFPFLLFVLALVAYLPPSLPLLYMAIGVISWASFARVARGQVIQLKEMEFVEAATAIGSHDKRIIFKHILPNILAPIIVQTTLEIGSIIMLESSLSFLGFGIQPPKPAWGYMISEGKQYFLSGQWWWSVFPGLAIMILVLGFNLFGDGLRDALDPRLKQ, encoded by the coding sequence ATGGAAACAAAAACAGAAAAACAAAAAGAAGAAAAGAATATCAATCAAAAAATGGAAGGTCGCAGTCTTTGGGCAGACGGATGGATTAGACTTAAGAGGAATAAACTGGCCATGTTTGGGATGTGGCTTATTATAATAATCTGTTTAGCTGCAATTTTCGCACCATATATTACCAGGTATGACCCTAATGAACAGTTTATTTGGACAGAGGGCCCCTCTGCCAAACTCGTTCCGCCTTGTTCCAAATACTGGTTTGGAACTGATGTATATGGTAGGGATATTTACACCAGAGTAATTTACGGGGCGCGAATCTCTCTACAGATAGGATTTGCAGCAACGGCCATATCAGTTATAATCGGTGTAATACTTGGGAGTATAGCGGGCTACTACGGTGGTATCATTGATGATTTTATAAGTTGGCTTACAAATGTAATTTTTGCATTTCCTTTTTTATTATTTGTTTTGGCATTGGTAGCGTATTTGCCGCCCAGTCTACCCCTGCTCTACATGGCCATAGGCGTTATTTCATGGGCGTCCTTTGCAAGGGTTGCAAGAGGTCAAGTTATTCAACTTAAGGAGATGGAATTTGTTGAAGCTGCAACAGCCATCGGTAGTCACGACAAAAGGATTATATTTAAACATATACTGCCAAATATTTTAGCACCTATTATAGTTCAAACTACCTTGGAAATTGGCAGTATAATTATGCTGGAATCATCCCTCAGCTTTTTAGGTTTTGGAATTCAACCGCCAAAACCTGCCTGGGGATATATGATAAGTGAAGGAAAACAGTATTTTCTTTCCGGTCAATGGTGGTGGTCTGTTTTCCCCGGATTAGCTATTATGATATTGGTTTTAGGATTTAATCTTTTCGGCGATGGTCTGAGGGATGCTCTTGATCCCCGGCTTAAGCAGTAA
- a CDS encoding ABC transporter substrate-binding protein, whose protein sequence is MLKKSLIVMLALLIAATALAGCGQKPAEQGKEEQPQKEASKILRVGIISNPPKLDPVFATDTSSARVIYQIFETLVDYDNDGNVQPLLAESWDISEDALEYVFHLRKGVKFHSSVAGEPTANGGREVTADDWIWSFNYILNPDTNSPRAYFLDMIKGYEDYQKKKTEQIAGISKVDDYTIKIELDYPFAPFLSVLAYNTFNVLPKEDVEKHGTDQFNFHPVGTGPFKFEEWIQDDKIVLSKNENYWAKDENGNQLPYLDGVEFGIVTDLAMQWTEFGLGNFDIIEEVDDPYYHEAKEMPNFIERAELATYYYGFNLTMAPFKDNKPLRQAFNYAIDRQGLIDIVRNGRALPASGALPPGMMGYDESIEPKYTYDVEKAKALLKEAGYPNGIKVELTYNTSDAHKRIAEALQAQFKQTGIDVSLKNIDWGALLDAADRLEMPFFRMGWTADYPDPDNFLYVLLHSDNIGPNGNYTGFSNKDFDEITMKARTETDPAVREELYKKAESIAREEAPWLFIYHYTTHGLAQPYVKNMRVPFFGAYSLKYTNLDIEK, encoded by the coding sequence GTGTTAAAGAAAAGTTTAATAGTAATGCTTGCTTTGTTGATAGCTGCGACAGCTTTGGCAGGGTGTGGACAAAAACCGGCCGAGCAGGGTAAAGAGGAGCAACCCCAGAAAGAAGCATCTAAAATTCTCAGAGTAGGTATTATATCAAACCCACCCAAATTAGACCCGGTCTTTGCTACAGATACATCTTCCGCTAGGGTGATCTACCAGATTTTTGAAACACTTGTGGATTATGATAATGATGGAAATGTACAGCCGCTTTTAGCGGAATCCTGGGATATTTCCGAAGATGCATTAGAATATGTTTTCCATCTTAGAAAAGGCGTTAAATTCCATAGTTCAGTTGCGGGAGAACCAACTGCTAACGGTGGTCGCGAAGTAACTGCCGATGACTGGATTTGGTCCTTTAATTATATATTAAATCCGGACACCAATTCACCGAGAGCGTATTTCTTGGACATGATTAAGGGTTATGAAGACTATCAGAAAAAGAAAACCGAGCAAATTGCTGGAATTTCCAAGGTCGATGATTATACAATAAAAATAGAGCTGGATTATCCCTTTGCACCTTTTCTCAGCGTTTTGGCTTACAATACCTTTAATGTTCTTCCTAAAGAAGATGTGGAAAAGCATGGAACGGATCAATTTAATTTCCACCCCGTAGGCACAGGTCCGTTTAAATTTGAGGAATGGATACAAGATGATAAAATTGTGCTTTCTAAAAATGAAAATTACTGGGCAAAAGATGAAAATGGCAATCAGCTGCCCTATCTTGACGGTGTAGAATTCGGCATAGTTACAGACTTGGCAATGCAGTGGACCGAATTCGGCTTAGGCAATTTTGATATAATCGAGGAAGTTGATGACCCGTATTATCATGAAGCTAAAGAGATGCCGAACTTTATTGAAAGAGCGGAACTTGCCACATATTACTACGGATTTAATCTTACAATGGCCCCATTTAAGGACAATAAACCGCTGAGGCAGGCTTTCAACTACGCTATTGACCGTCAGGGCTTAATAGACATAGTAAGAAACGGCAGAGCTCTTCCTGCATCCGGTGCTCTACCGCCGGGGATGATGGGATATGATGAGAGTATTGAGCCCAAGTATACCTATGATGTAGAAAAAGCGAAAGCATTGCTTAAGGAAGCCGGATATCCCAATGGCATAAAAGTTGAGCTTACTTATAATACCAGCGATGCTCATAAACGAATAGCCGAAGCACTGCAAGCTCAATTTAAGCAGACTGGTATTGATGTTAGTTTAAAAAATATTGATTGGGGAGCTCTACTTGATGCTGCCGACAGGCTGGAGATGCCGTTCTTCCGCATGGGGTGGACGGCCGACTATCCTGATCCCGACAATTTCCTGTATGTACTCTTGCATTCCGATAATATCGGCCCAAATGGAAACTATACAGGATTTAGCAACAAAGATTTTGATGAAATTACAATGAAGGCAAGAACTGAAACGGATCCTGCCGTGCGTGAAGAACTTTATAAAAAGGCTGAGTCAATAGCTCGAGAAGAGGCACCGTGGTTATTTATATATCATTACACCACACATGGTCTAGCTCAGCCCTATGTTAAAAATATGAGAGTGCCTTTCTTTGGTGCATATTCACTTAAATATACCAATTTGGATATAGAAAAATAA